The Pseudomonas baetica genome includes a region encoding these proteins:
- a CDS encoding formate/nitrite transporter family protein, with protein MTTPTDGKTPDLSTEEKHEVEKSQPPRAAVLHEIIRTQGDQELERSIAALWWSALAAGLTMGLSLMGMGLLTSRLPDGDEFKVIASFGYCAGFLAVILARQQLFTENTLTAVLPVMTKPTLLNVGRLVRLWTVVLFGNLCGTILVAYVMLELPIFDTKTDHAFLEIGRKVMENHASQMFAKGIVSGWMIATMVWMIPSMESAKMWIIILITYLMALGDFTHIVVGSAEVSYLVFAGELPWSDFWMVFAGPTLAGNIIGGSFIFALISHAQIRSESGKPKESADQAQEPDPQQIKK; from the coding sequence ATGACCACCCCGACAGACGGCAAGACCCCCGACCTCTCGACCGAAGAAAAACACGAAGTCGAGAAAAGCCAGCCGCCCCGCGCGGCGGTGCTGCATGAAATCATCCGCACCCAAGGCGATCAGGAACTGGAGCGCAGCATTGCTGCGCTGTGGTGGTCGGCACTGGCAGCCGGGTTGACCATGGGCTTGTCGCTGATGGGCATGGGGCTGCTCACTTCGCGGTTGCCCGACGGCGACGAATTCAAGGTGATTGCCAGTTTCGGCTACTGCGCAGGCTTTCTCGCGGTGATTCTCGCCCGCCAGCAACTGTTCACCGAAAACACCCTGACTGCCGTGCTGCCAGTGATGACCAAACCGACCCTGCTCAATGTCGGCCGGCTTGTTCGCCTTTGGACCGTGGTGCTGTTTGGCAATCTGTGCGGCACGATTCTGGTGGCGTACGTGATGCTGGAATTGCCGATCTTCGACACCAAGACGGATCACGCCTTCCTCGAAATCGGCCGCAAAGTCATGGAAAACCACGCCAGCCAGATGTTCGCCAAGGGCATCGTGTCCGGCTGGATGATCGCCACCATGGTCTGGATGATCCCGTCCATGGAAAGCGCGAAGATGTGGATCATCATCCTCATCACGTACCTGATGGCGCTCGGCGATTTCACCCATATCGTGGTGGGTTCGGCGGAGGTGTCTTATCTGGTGTTTGCCGGCGAGTTGCCGTGGAGTGATTTCTGGATGGTATTTGCCGGGCCGACATTGGCGGGGAATATCATCGGCGGCAGTTTCATCTTCGCCTTGATCAGCCATGCGCAGATTCGCAGCGAAAGCGGCAAACCGAAGGAGTCTGCGGATCAGGCGCAAGAGCCCGATCCGCAGCAGATCAAAAAATGA
- a CDS encoding cation:proton antiporter: MLELVAAFICLTTLLTFVNFRFIGLPPTIGVMVTALLFSLLLQGLSLLGYPGLEERVQQLIGQIDFGDLLMNWMLSFLLFAGALHVNLNDLRSYRWPIGLLATFGVLIATAVIGSLAYYIFALFGWHVSFLYCLLFGALISPTDPIAVLGVLRTANASKPLKTTIVGESLFNDGTAVVVFTVLLGIAQLGETPTVGATAMLFAHEAIGGVLFGGLIGYLVYLMIKSIEQHQIEVMLTLALVIGGSAMASELHVSAPIAMVVAGLIIGNLGRNLAMNDMTRKYLDGFWELLDDMLNALLFALIGMELLLLPFNWLHVAAASLLAVAILLSRLLTVAPAIVLLRRWRTVPSGTIRILTWGGLRGGVSVALALALPLGPERDLLLSITYIVVLSSILLQGLTIGKLVKHATRNEPATVSEPAHH, translated from the coding sequence ATGCTTGAACTTGTCGCCGCATTCATCTGCCTCACCACCCTCCTCACCTTCGTCAATTTTCGCTTCATTGGCCTGCCGCCGACCATCGGCGTGATGGTCACCGCGCTGCTGTTTTCGCTACTGCTGCAAGGCTTGAGCCTGCTCGGCTACCCCGGCCTCGAAGAACGCGTGCAGCAACTGATCGGCCAGATCGACTTCGGTGATCTGCTGATGAACTGGATGCTCTCGTTCCTGCTGTTCGCAGGCGCCTTGCACGTCAACCTGAACGACCTGCGCAGCTATCGCTGGCCCATCGGCCTGCTGGCGACCTTCGGTGTATTGATTGCCACTGCGGTGATCGGCAGCCTGGCCTACTACATTTTTGCCCTGTTCGGCTGGCACGTGAGTTTCCTCTACTGCCTGTTGTTCGGCGCACTGATCTCGCCGACCGACCCGATCGCGGTGCTCGGCGTGCTGCGGACCGCCAACGCCTCGAAGCCGCTGAAAACCACCATCGTTGGCGAGTCGCTGTTCAACGATGGCACCGCGGTTGTGGTGTTTACCGTGTTGCTGGGCATTGCCCAACTCGGCGAAACACCCACCGTCGGCGCCACGGCCATGCTGTTCGCTCACGAGGCCATCGGCGGTGTGCTGTTCGGTGGTCTGATCGGCTATCTGGTGTACCTGATGATCAAGAGCATCGAGCAGCACCAGATCGAAGTGATGCTGACCCTGGCGCTGGTGATCGGCGGTTCGGCAATGGCTTCCGAGCTGCACGTTTCGGCGCCGATTGCGATGGTGGTTGCCGGCCTGATCATCGGCAACCTGGGGCGCAACCTGGCGATGAACGACATGACGCGCAAATACCTCGACGGCTTCTGGGAACTGCTCGATGACATGCTCAATGCGCTGCTGTTTGCGTTGATCGGCATGGAACTGTTGCTACTGCCGTTCAATTGGCTGCACGTCGCGGCGGCCAGTTTGCTGGCGGTGGCAATCCTGCTCTCGCGCCTGCTCACCGTGGCGCCGGCCATCGTCCTGCTGCGTCGCTGGCGTACGGTGCCGAGCGGCACCATCCGGATTCTGACCTGGGGCGGTTTGCGCGGTGGCGTCTCGGTGGCACTGGCGCTGGCCCTGCCACTGGGCCCGGAACGCGATCTGCTGCTGAGCATCACTTACATCGTGGTGCTGTCGTCGATCCTGTTGCAGGGCCTGACCATCGGCAAGCTGGTCAAGCACGCGACTCGCAACGAGCCCGCGACGGTCAGTGAACCCGCGCACCACTGA
- the sctU gene encoding type III secretion system export apparatus subunit SctU: MSAEKTEQPTPKKLRDARTKGQVVKSREVVSTALILALIATLIGFSEYYMEHLGQLMLMPETYLNLPFGLALKLMVENLFQEMIYLCLPLLVVAAVVVIAAHVAQYGFLLSGESIMPDLQKINPVEGAKKIFSIRSLVDFLKSLFKVALLSILVWTILADNLDTLVRLPGCGLTCIAPVIGLLLEDLLVVCGVGFIVISALDYAFERYQHTKQLRMSKDEVKREYKEMEGSPEIKSKRRQFHQELQSSNLRADVKRSSVIVANPTHIAVGIRYVKGETPLPVVTLKHTEALALQVRRIAEEEGIPVLHRVPLARALYQDGHVDQYIPAELIQTTAEVLRWLDSQQQTPPSEL, encoded by the coding sequence ATGAGCGCTGAAAAAACCGAACAGCCCACGCCGAAGAAACTTCGCGATGCACGAACCAAAGGCCAGGTCGTCAAGAGTCGGGAAGTGGTGTCCACCGCGCTGATCCTTGCATTGATCGCCACACTTATCGGCTTTTCCGAATACTACATGGAGCACCTCGGGCAACTGATGCTGATGCCCGAGACGTACCTGAATCTACCTTTTGGACTGGCCTTGAAGTTGATGGTGGAAAACCTGTTCCAGGAGATGATCTACCTCTGCCTGCCACTGTTGGTCGTCGCGGCAGTGGTGGTAATCGCCGCGCATGTGGCGCAGTACGGCTTCCTGCTCAGTGGCGAATCGATCATGCCCGATTTGCAGAAGATCAACCCGGTGGAAGGCGCCAAGAAGATCTTCTCGATCCGCAGCCTGGTGGATTTTCTCAAGTCGCTGTTCAAAGTGGCGTTACTGTCGATATTGGTCTGGACGATTCTGGCCGACAACCTCGATACCCTGGTCCGCCTGCCCGGCTGCGGCCTGACCTGCATTGCACCCGTGATCGGTCTGCTGCTTGAAGACTTGCTGGTGGTCTGCGGCGTGGGCTTCATCGTGATCTCGGCGCTCGACTATGCCTTCGAGCGTTACCAGCACACCAAGCAATTGCGCATGAGCAAGGATGAGGTCAAACGCGAATACAAAGAAATGGAAGGCAGCCCGGAAATCAAAAGCAAACGGCGTCAGTTTCACCAGGAGTTGCAGTCGAGCAACCTGCGCGCCGACGTCAAACGTTCTTCGGTGATCGTCGCCAACCCCACCCACATTGCAGTTGGTATCCGCTACGTGAAGGGCGAGACACCGCTGCCGGTCGTCACCTTGAAACACACCGAAGCACTGGCCCTGCAAGTGCGGCGAATTGCCGAGGAAGAAGGCATTCCGGTGTTGCACCGCGTGCCGTTGGCCCGAGCGTTGTACCAGGATGGCCATGTTGACCAATACATCCCGGCCGAGCTGATTCAGACCACAGCCGAAGTATTGCGCTGGCTCGACAGTCAACAACAGACACCGCCATCGGAGCTGTAA
- the sctT gene encoding type III secretion system export apparatus subunit SctT, whose translation MSIQDLQQLLLAYTLLLPRIISCFVVMPILSKQMLGGGLVRNGVACSLALFAYPTVAGTLPMTLDGIDLAMLIGKEVLLGLLIGFVATIPFWAIEATGFIIDNQRGASIASTLNPTLGSQTSPTGLLLTQTLITLFFTGGAFLTLIGALYQSYVSWPVATFFPYIGSQWVDFFYAQFGQLLRLCLLLAAPLLIAMFLAEFGLALISRFAPSLNVFILAMPIKSIVASLLLVIYLNVLMDHAYDSLLIAIDPLRQLRPVLETP comes from the coding sequence ATGAGCATTCAGGATCTGCAACAACTGCTGCTGGCCTACACCCTGCTGCTGCCCAGAATCATCAGCTGTTTTGTGGTCATGCCGATTCTCAGCAAGCAGATGCTCGGTGGCGGCCTGGTGCGTAATGGCGTCGCCTGTTCGTTGGCGCTGTTTGCCTACCCGACCGTCGCCGGTACGTTGCCGATGACGCTCGACGGTATCGATCTGGCCATGCTGATCGGCAAAGAAGTGTTGCTTGGCCTGCTGATCGGCTTCGTCGCGACGATCCCGTTCTGGGCCATCGAGGCCACCGGTTTCATCATTGATAACCAACGCGGCGCCTCCATTGCCTCGACGCTCAACCCGACACTGGGCAGCCAGACCAGCCCCACCGGCCTGTTGCTGACACAAACCCTGATCACGCTGTTTTTCACCGGTGGTGCGTTCCTGACCTTGATCGGCGCGCTGTACCAGAGCTATGTCAGTTGGCCGGTGGCAACCTTCTTCCCGTACATCGGTAGTCAGTGGGTGGACTTTTTCTACGCTCAGTTCGGGCAACTGTTACGCCTGTGTCTGTTGCTCGCAGCGCCCCTGCTGATCGCCATGTTCCTCGCTGAATTCGGCCTGGCCCTGATCAGCCGCTTCGCGCCGTCGTTGAACGTGTTCATCCTCGCCATGCCGATCAAAAGCATCGTCGCCAGTCTGCTGTTGGTGATTTACCTGAACGTATTGATGGATCACGCCTACGACAGCCTGCTGATCGCCATCGACCCACTGCGCCAACTGCGCCCGGTACTGGAGACGCCATGA
- the sctS gene encoding type III secretion system export apparatus subunit SctS: MNNAEILHFTSQSLWLVLILSMPTVLMAAAVGTLVSLVQALTQIQEQTLGFVAKLIAVVITLFVTAGWMGNELYAFAELTLLKIPLVR, translated from the coding sequence GTGAACAACGCCGAAATCCTTCACTTCACCAGCCAGAGCCTGTGGCTGGTGCTGATTCTGTCGATGCCCACCGTGCTCATGGCCGCTGCCGTCGGCACGCTGGTGTCGCTGGTGCAGGCGCTGACGCAGATCCAGGAACAAACCCTGGGCTTTGTCGCCAAACTGATTGCCGTGGTGATCACCCTGTTTGTCACGGCCGGCTGGATGGGCAATGAACTGTATGCCTTTGCCGAACTGACGTTGCTCAAGATCCCCCTCGTGCGATGA
- the sctR gene encoding type III secretion system export apparatus subunit SctR, giving the protein MIQLPDELSLIFGLALLALLPFIAVMATSFIKMTVVFSLLRNALGVQQIPPNMAMYGLAIILSLYVMAPIGFATRDYLRTHDVSLSNTASVEQFLDEGMEPYRAFLKKQINAREHAFFVDGTRQVWPSEYADRLEPDSLLILLPAFTVSELSRAFEIGFLIYLPFIAIDLIISNILLAMGMMMVSPMTISLPFKLLLFVLLDGWARLTHGLVISYGG; this is encoded by the coding sequence ATGATTCAACTGCCTGACGAGCTCAGCCTGATTTTCGGATTGGCGCTGCTGGCATTGCTGCCGTTCATTGCGGTCATGGCCACCTCATTCATCAAGATGACCGTGGTCTTCTCATTGCTGCGCAACGCCTTGGGCGTGCAGCAGATTCCGCCAAATATGGCCATGTATGGCTTGGCAATCATCTTGAGTCTGTACGTGATGGCCCCCATCGGTTTCGCCACCCGCGACTACTTGCGCACGCATGACGTCAGCCTCAGCAATACCGCATCGGTGGAACAATTTCTGGACGAAGGCATGGAGCCGTATCGGGCCTTTTTGAAGAAGCAGATTAATGCCCGTGAACACGCCTTTTTCGTCGACGGCACCCGCCAGGTCTGGCCCAGCGAGTACGCGGACCGCCTGGAACCCGACAGTCTGCTGATCCTGCTGCCGGCATTCACCGTCAGCGAACTGAGCCGCGCCTTCGAAATCGGCTTTCTGATTTACCTGCCGTTCATTGCAATCGACCTGATCATCTCCAACATCCTGCTGGCGATGGGGATGATGATGGTTTCGCCGATGACCATTTCCTTGCCGTTCAAGTTGCTGCTGTTCGTCCTGCTGGACGGCTGGGCGCGGCTGACCCACGGTCTCGTGATCAGTTACGGGGGCTGA
- the sctQ gene encoding type III secretion system cytoplasmic ring protein SctQ, translating to MSSLKLPRVEACALALQQKVSRCRTRYPLADGEARLTFLPQPDALDVRLNVHWQGLALSWRCHSASLAGWLEPHLQEAAFSSLPPPLQLALLELESAVLPGLIWKSIEPCRPESGTNTPTLALTLSRGAQRLVIWLEGAPDALLACMPARPLAELTAIALRLSLQWGPVCLLPAQLHSLATGDLLLLPARHDAASPLLGVVEDRPWARFRHHDSQLELLAMHTEAPVETPQDLASLDQLPVQVSFEVGRQTLDLQTLATLQPGSLIDLAAPLDGEVRILVNQRCLGVGELVNIQDRLGVRITRLLQDQPA from the coding sequence ATGAGCAGCCTGAAACTGCCGCGCGTTGAAGCTTGCGCACTGGCCTTGCAACAGAAAGTCAGTCGTTGTCGCACGCGCTACCCGCTCGCGGACGGCGAAGCCCGGCTGACGTTCCTGCCGCAGCCCGACGCGCTGGATGTGCGGCTCAATGTTCACTGGCAAGGTCTGGCCCTGAGCTGGCGCTGTCACAGTGCAAGCCTGGCCGGATGGCTTGAACCCCACTTGCAGGAAGCCGCGTTCAGCAGCCTGCCACCGCCGCTGCAATTAGCATTGCTGGAGCTGGAAAGTGCGGTGCTGCCGGGGCTCATCTGGAAAAGCATCGAACCGTGTCGACCCGAATCCGGCACGAACACACCGACGCTGGCGTTGACGCTGTCACGTGGCGCGCAGCGTCTGGTGATCTGGCTTGAGGGTGCCCCCGACGCGTTGCTTGCGTGCATGCCCGCGCGCCCATTGGCAGAGCTGACGGCAATTGCCTTGCGACTCTCGCTGCAATGGGGCCCGGTTTGCCTCCTCCCGGCGCAACTGCATTCACTGGCCACCGGTGATCTCCTGTTGCTGCCAGCGCGCCACGACGCCGCCAGCCCCTTACTCGGCGTCGTCGAAGACCGCCCATGGGCACGATTTCGCCACCACGATTCTCAACTGGAACTGCTCGCCATGCACACCGAAGCGCCCGTCGAAACCCCACAGGATCTGGCCAGCCTGGATCAACTCCCGGTCCAGGTCAGCTTCGAAGTGGGCCGTCAGACCCTCGACCTGCAGACCCTCGCCACCCTGCAACCAGGTTCGTTGATCGACCTGGCCGCACCGCTCGACGGCGAGGTGCGAATCCTCGTCAACCAGCGCTGCCTGGGCGTGGGTGAGCTGGTGAATATTCAGGATCGTCTCGGTGTGCGCATCACCCGCCTGTTGCAGGATCAGCCCGCATGA